The Pseudomonas pergaminensis nucleotide sequence GCGTGCTCGGTGGCTACGTCCTGTCCCACGGTAAAATTGCTGCGTTGATCCAGCCCTTCGAAGTGCTGATCATCGGTGGTGCGGCGTTCGGCGCATTCTTGCAGGCCAACCCCGGCTACATGACCATGCACGTGGTCAAGAAGTCCCTGGGCATGTTCGGTTCGCGCTTCACCCACACCTTCTATCTGGAGGTTCTGGGCCTGGTCTACGAGATCCTCAACAAAAGCCGCCGCGAAGGCATGATGGCCATCGAGGCTGACATCGAAGATGCCGCCGCCAGCCCGATTTTCGCCAAGTACCCGGCCGTGCTCAAAGATGAGCGCATGACCGCCTATATCTGCGACTACCTGCGCATCATGTCCTCCGGCAACATGGCCCCCCATGAGCTGGAAGGTCTGTTCGACATGGAGTTGTTCAGCCTTAAAGAAGAGCTGGAGCATCCGTCCCACGCCGTGACCGGTATCGCTGACGGTATGCCGGGTTTCGGTATCGTCGCGGCGGTACTGGGTATCGTGGTGACCATGGCTTCCCTGGGCGAGGGCGACCAAGCGGCCATCGGCATGCACGTGGGTGCGGCACTGGTCGGTACCTTCTTCGGTATTCTCGCGGCCTACGGTTTCTTCGGCCCGCTGGCCACCTCCCTGGCCCATGACGCCAAGGAAGAAATCAACCTGTACGAGTCGATCAAGGCCAGCCTGGTAGCCTCGGCTTCCGGCATGCCGCCGTCGCTGGCGGTGGAGTTCGGTCGCAAGGTGCTGTACCCGAAACATCGCCCAAGCTTCGCCGAGCTGGAACAAGCGGTTCGTGGTCGCTAAGCCATGGAAAACAACCAGCCGATAATCATCAAGCGCGTCAAGCGCTTCGCTGCGGGGCACCATGGGGGCGCCTGGAAAATCGCCTTCGCCGACTTTGCGACGGCGATGATGGCGTTCTTTCTGGTGCTGTGGCTGATGTCCACCGCCACGCCTGAACAGAAGATCGCCATTGCCGGCTACTTCAAAGACCCCATTGGTTTCTCGGAAAGTGGTACGCCCTTCGTGATCGACTTGGGCGGCTCGCCGCAACTGGCGCCTGAGCGCACCATCAACCCGGAAATCAAGACCGAATCGCCTCAAGAGAAAATCCCGATCGAGCGCGATACCGTCGAAGCCATGGCCGAACAGGTCGAGCAGGAGCGCCTAGAACTGTTGCTGCAAGAACTGCAGACCAAGGTTGAGGAAAACCCGCAACTGCTGAAGTTCAAGGATCAGATTTCATTCGAGATCACCCCGGACGGCTTGCGCATCCAGATCACCGACGCAGCCAACCGCCCGATGTTCGACTCCGGCAGTGCGCGCTTGAAGCCGTACTTTGAAGACATCTTGCTGGCCATGGCCGACACCATCAAGGCGGTGCCGAACAAGATCAGCATCAGTGGCCACACCGACGCCAAGCCGTATGCAGGGCAGGGCGACTTCGGCAACTGGGAGCTTTCCGCCAACCGCGCCAACGCCGCACGCCGTGCGCTGGTGGCCGGCAGCTACCCGGACCCGCAAGTGGCGCGCGTGGTGGGGTTTGCATCGTCGCAGCTGTTTGACCCCAAGGACCCGTTCAACCCGATCAACCGCCGTATCGATATCGTGGTGCTGACCAAAAAGGCTCAGCGTGCGATCGAAGGTGACCAGCCCCCAGCGCCGCAACCCACTCCGGGCGCCGGCGCACCGGGCGAAGTACCGGCTGATCCGAACGCCATACCGCCAGGTCAGGAACCGTTGCCGGCGCATGAACTGCGCCAGAAGCTGAACCTGTTTGATGAGGGTGGGGTGAAGGATCCTACGGTGCCTGGGACGGGGTCCTAGGCCTCACATACAAAAAGGCCGCGATGATCGCGGCCTTATTTTTTCTGCGGCTTAGTAACTGCTTTCGGGCAAGCTCGCAATGATCGACCGATAGCTGTTCATCCGCTGTTGCTGCACGCGGCCGTCTTCCAGCGCCTTGAGCAATGCACAGCCGGGTTCGCGGTCGTGTTTGCAGTCGCGGAAGCGGCAAGTGCCGATCAGGTCGTTGAATTCGATAAAGCCCGCTTCCACATCGCTGCGGCTGACGTGGCCGAGGCCGAACTCGCGGATGCCTGGGGAGTCGATCAGCTCACCGCCGCCGGGGAAGTGGAACAACCGCGCGGTGGTGGTGGTGTGAGTGCCCTGGCCGGACAGCTCCGACAGTGGCCCTACGCGGGTGTCGACTTCCGGCAGCAGGCTGTTGACCAACGAAGACTTGCCCACGCCAGACTGGCCTACAAACACGCTGATGCGCCCGTCCAACTGCTGTTGCAGCTGTTCCATGCCATTGCCGTGATGCGCCGACACCTCCAGCACCGGGTAACCCAGTGTGCGATACACCGCCAGCAAGGCGTTGAGCGCCGGGGCGTTCTGTGCGTCGATCAGGTCGAATTTGTTCAGCAGCAACAGCGGGCGGATGCCGGCATGCTCGGCGGCTACCAGGTAGCGGTCGATCAGGTTGGCATGGGGCTCGGGCAGCGGTGCGAACACGATCACGATCATGTCGACGTTGGCCGCCACCGGCTTGAGCTGGCCACGGCTGTCGGGGCGGCGCAGTTCGGTGGTGCGCGGCAACTGGGCGACAATCACGCCGATGCCCTGGTTGCCGGCCCTCCAGACTACTTTGTCGCCGGTGACCAGCGCAGGCAGGTTGGCGCGCAAGTGGCAACGGGACACTTGGCCCGCGAGTTCGCCTTCGAGTGCCTCGACTTCGACCTGCACACCAAAGTGCGCGATCACCAGGCCCGTTTGCTCGGGGCCCAGGTCGCCGCCCTCAAGCGCTTCTACGGCGGAGGATTCACGTTTGGCGGCGCGAGCGGCGCGTTCACCCTGAATCTTTTCGATGCGCCAGTTTTGGCGACGGTTGAGCTGGCGTTTGGCCATTGGTGTTCCGTGTCGATAATGCAAAGGTTAGGTAAAACGGTCGCGAGTCTAGCACGCCCCTGCCTGCTAAACTGCGCAGCTAAGCCAAGGTGCCAAGAGAATCAAGCCATGCAAAACCCACAGAACCTGATTTGGATCGATCTGGAAATGACCGGTCTGAACCCCGACACCGACGTCATCATCGAGATGGCGACCATTGTCACCGACAGCAACCTCAACACCTTGGCCGAAGGTCCGGTGATCGCCATCCACCACAGCGACGCCGTGCTCGCCACCATGGACGAGTGGAACACCCGCACCCACGGCAACTCCGGCCTGACCCAGCGCGTACGTGACAGCCGCATCAGCATGGCCGAAGCCGAAGCCGAAACCATCGCCTTCCTGGAACAGTGGGTGCCCAAGGGCAAGTCGCCGATCTGTGGCAACAGCATCTGCCAGGACCGCCGCTTCCTTTATACGCACATGAAGGCGCTGGAAAGCTACTTCCACTACCGCAACCTGGATGTGTCCACCCTTAAAGAGCTGGCCGCGCGCTGGGCGCCGGAAGTCAAAGACAGCTTCCATAAAGGCAGTACCCACCTGGCGCTGGATGATATCCGCGAGTCGATTGCCGAGCTGCAGCATTACCGCAAGCATTTCATCAAGGCTTGATGACCGTCATCCTGTAGGAGCCCGGCTTGCCGGCGATGGCGCCCCAAAGATCGCCATCGCCGGCAAGCCGGACGCCACAGGATCGAGTTTACGGCAGATAATGGCTTGCCCTCTTTTGGTGCCATCAGCAAATGATTAGACTGCCGGCCTCTTTGCAAGGATCGCCCTCATGCTGCTGATGCTCTACCTCATCGCCATCACTGCCGAAGCCATGACCGGCGCGCTGTCGGCCGGACGGCGCGGCATGGACTGGTTTGGTGTAGTGCTGATCGCTTGCGTCACAGCGTTGGGCGGTGGATCGGTGCGCGACGTGCTGCTCGGGCATTACCCGCTGACCTGGGTCAAACACCCGGAATACCTGGTGCTGACCTCGATTGCCGCACTGGTGACGATCTTCATTGCTCCGCTGATGCGCCACTTGCGCTCGCTGTTCCTGGCGCTCGACGCGGTGGGCCTGGTGGCCTTCACCCTGATTGGTTGCATGACTGCCCTGGAAATGGGCCATGGCATGCTGGTGGCGTCGGTCAGCGGCGTGATCACCGGGGTCTTCGGCGGCATCCTCCGGGATATTTTCTGCAACGACATCCCGCTGATTTTCCGCCGTGAGCTGTACGCCAGCGTGTCGTTCCTGGCCGCCTGGTTCTACATGCTGTGCCTGTACCTGCAACTGCCGAGCGAGCAAGCCATCCTGCTGACCCTGTTCAGCGGCTTTCTATTGCGCCTGCTGGCGATCCGTTTTCACTGGGAAATGCCCAAGTTCGTCTACAACGACGACGTGCACTAGCGCGTAGCGTGCTGGTTCAGCGCCCATTCCACATGCTCTCGCACCAATTCCGAGGGGTAATCCCGGCGCGCCTTCAAGGCCTCCAGCACTGGAATGCTCGACGGCGCATTGCCCAGGCCCACCGCAAGATTGCGCAGCCAGCGCTCATAGCCGGCACGGCGCAGGGGTGAGCCTTCGGTGCTGCTGAGGAATTTATCCTCGTCCCACATAAACAACTCGGCCAGTTCCGCGTTATCCAGATTGTGGCGCGGCTTAAAATCGCTTTCGGCGGTGGGGCGGGCGAAACGATTCCACGGGCAAACGATCTGACAGTCATCGCAGCCAAACACACGGTTGCCGATCAGCGGGCGCAGGTCTTCAGGGATCGCGCTCTTGAGCTCGATGGTGAGGTAGGAAATGCAGCGTCGGGCATCCAGCACATAGGGGCCGACAAAGGCATTGGTCGGGCAAATGTCCAGGCACGCCGTGCACCGCCCGCAATGCTCGGTGCTGTGGGGCGCGTCGATGGGCAGCGGCAAGTCGACAAACAACTCGCTCAAGAAGAAATAACTGCCGGCCTTGCGATTGAGGACCAGGGTGTTTTTACCGATCCAGCCCAGGCCGGCTTTTTCGGCGATGGCTTTTTCCAGCACCGGCGCGCTGTCGACGAAGGCGCGGAAACCAAACGGGCCGATCTGCGCTTGAATGCGGTCGGCCAATTGCTGCACGCGCTTGCGGATCAGCTTGTGATAGTCGCGGCCCAGGGCGTAACGCGAGATATAGGCTTTTTCCGGCTTGGCCAGCAGATGCGCCATGTGCGTATCGCCGGGCAGGTAGTCCATGCGCAGCGAGACCACGCGCAACGTGCCGGGCACCAGTTCATCGGGGTGGGAGCGTTTGCTGCCATGGGCGCCCATGTACTCCATTTCGCCGTGGTAGCCCGCGTCGAGCCAGCGTTGCAGGTGTTGTTCATGCTCGGCCAGGTCCAGGCCGCTGATGCCGACTTGTTGAAAGCCCAGCTCGCGGCCCCAGTCTTTGATCGATTGGGCGAGGGCAGGCAGATCGGTGGTGATGGGAGGCATGAGACAAGGGAAACCGCAGGTTAGATAGGTATAATTCTGCCAGACATCGGAGCTTGAAGACGCATGCCGCAGACAAAACACGCAATAACCGACGTACAGCCACTGTTGCACGGCCATTTGCCGCAACTGGCTGCGCGTTCCCCGGACGCCCATAAAGGCCAGTTCGGCCACCTGCTGGTCATTGGCGGTGACCGTGGCTTCGGCGGCGCAGCGCTGCTGAGTGCTGAAAGTGCCTTGCGCAGTGGCGCCGGCATGGTGTCCCTGGCGACGCGCCTGGAGCATGTGCCCGCCGCCCTGGCT carries:
- the motA gene encoding flagellar motor stator protein MotA, translated to MAKIIGIIVVIASVLGGYVLSHGKIAALIQPFEVLIIGGAAFGAFLQANPGYMTMHVVKKSLGMFGSRFTHTFYLEVLGLVYEILNKSRREGMMAIEADIEDAAASPIFAKYPAVLKDERMTAYICDYLRIMSSGNMAPHELEGLFDMELFSLKEELEHPSHAVTGIADGMPGFGIVAAVLGIVVTMASLGEGDQAAIGMHVGAALVGTFFGILAAYGFFGPLATSLAHDAKEEINLYESIKASLVASASGMPPSLAVEFGRKVLYPKHRPSFAELEQAVRGR
- the motB gene encoding flagellar motor protein MotB; this encodes MENNQPIIIKRVKRFAAGHHGGAWKIAFADFATAMMAFFLVLWLMSTATPEQKIAIAGYFKDPIGFSESGTPFVIDLGGSPQLAPERTINPEIKTESPQEKIPIERDTVEAMAEQVEQERLELLLQELQTKVEENPQLLKFKDQISFEITPDGLRIQITDAANRPMFDSGSARLKPYFEDILLAMADTIKAVPNKISISGHTDAKPYAGQGDFGNWELSANRANAARRALVAGSYPDPQVARVVGFASSQLFDPKDPFNPINRRIDIVVLTKKAQRAIEGDQPPAPQPTPGAGAPGEVPADPNAIPPGQEPLPAHELRQKLNLFDEGGVKDPTVPGTGS
- the rsgA gene encoding small ribosomal subunit biogenesis GTPase RsgA, producing MAKRQLNRRQNWRIEKIQGERAARAAKRESSAVEALEGGDLGPEQTGLVIAHFGVQVEVEALEGELAGQVSRCHLRANLPALVTGDKVVWRAGNQGIGVIVAQLPRTTELRRPDSRGQLKPVAANVDMIVIVFAPLPEPHANLIDRYLVAAEHAGIRPLLLLNKFDLIDAQNAPALNALLAVYRTLGYPVLEVSAHHGNGMEQLQQQLDGRISVFVGQSGVGKSSLVNSLLPEVDTRVGPLSELSGQGTHTTTTARLFHFPGGGELIDSPGIREFGLGHVSRSDVEAGFIEFNDLIGTCRFRDCKHDREPGCALLKALEDGRVQQQRMNSYRSIIASLPESSY
- the orn gene encoding oligoribonuclease; amino-acid sequence: MQNPQNLIWIDLEMTGLNPDTDVIIEMATIVTDSNLNTLAEGPVIAIHHSDAVLATMDEWNTRTHGNSGLTQRVRDSRISMAEAEAETIAFLEQWVPKGKSPICGNSICQDRRFLYTHMKALESYFHYRNLDVSTLKELAARWAPEVKDSFHKGSTHLALDDIRESIAELQHYRKHFIKA
- a CDS encoding trimeric intracellular cation channel family protein — encoded protein: MLLMLYLIAITAEAMTGALSAGRRGMDWFGVVLIACVTALGGGSVRDVLLGHYPLTWVKHPEYLVLTSIAALVTIFIAPLMRHLRSLFLALDAVGLVAFTLIGCMTALEMGHGMLVASVSGVITGVFGGILRDIFCNDIPLIFRRELYASVSFLAAWFYMLCLYLQLPSEQAILLTLFSGFLLRLLAIRFHWEMPKFVYNDDVH
- the queG gene encoding tRNA epoxyqueuosine(34) reductase QueG — protein: MPPITTDLPALAQSIKDWGRELGFQQVGISGLDLAEHEQHLQRWLDAGYHGEMEYMGAHGSKRSHPDELVPGTLRVVSLRMDYLPGDTHMAHLLAKPEKAYISRYALGRDYHKLIRKRVQQLADRIQAQIGPFGFRAFVDSAPVLEKAIAEKAGLGWIGKNTLVLNRKAGSYFFLSELFVDLPLPIDAPHSTEHCGRCTACLDICPTNAFVGPYVLDARRCISYLTIELKSAIPEDLRPLIGNRVFGCDDCQIVCPWNRFARPTAESDFKPRHNLDNAELAELFMWDEDKFLSSTEGSPLRRAGYERWLRNLAVGLGNAPSSIPVLEALKARRDYPSELVREHVEWALNQHATR